A genomic region of Dunckerocampus dactyliophorus isolate RoL2022-P2 chromosome 10, RoL_Ddac_1.1, whole genome shotgun sequence contains the following coding sequences:
- the zbtb7a gene encoding zinc finger and BTB domain-containing protein 7A isoform X1, whose translation MTGRQTDGRTDTRAGAVLGGSAAGWWKMSSGAGGRGGRRLRGTAGCGGSGCRRGSGEAEEGPVGIPFPEHSADILGSLNKQRLSGLLCDVLLVTQDREFPAHRSVLASCSSYFHKLFTSGAAADQRNVYNIDFVVAEALGALLDFAYTATLTVSHSSVADILAAARLLEIPPVQDVCTHLLDTKVLSPPAGSEQREADEERGRGGGEQGNQVRAREFLEYFQRGAHWSSSCSTPELRDLPTHLHFNHGNGGTPSNGTPVGPGEYCSPFALALPQAPTHEPEEEEEEEDDDEDVEAVQGNGISLGSFYYPPSQNGHFYLPPEARLGHDATEAEDGARQLMARDRGSASALLQRMMDSIERQKESGTAVEEPGDGDDPDMEFYYNYFNSTQREDTPSAAVTPGVAPLWLSRGISGHDRVGGGERGERASGGGGGERKMRSKAFQKCPICSKVIQGAGKLPRHIRTHTGEKPYECAICKVRFTRQDKLKVHMRKHTGEKPYLCTQCGAAFAHNYDLKNHMRVHTGLRPYQCSSCCKTFVRSDHLHRHLKKDGCNGIPSRRGRKPRVRESGLLEAPMGLLSPDSDTGLEPHIIKGQHLSEALKSEVDGAHAHSPQLQEFAGGAGP comes from the exons ATG ACAGGCAGACAGACGGACGGCAGGACGGATACACGGGCGGGGGCTGTGCTAGGCGGCTCGGCGGCAGGCTGGTGGAAGATGTCGTCCGGAGCCGGCGGGAGGGGAGGAAGGCGGCTCAGGGGAACAGCGGGCTGTGGGGGCAGCGGATGCCGAAGAGGATCTGGCGAGGCCGAAGAAGGCCCGGTGGGGATCCCTTTCCCTGAGCACAGCGCAGACATCCTGGGCAGTCTCAACAAGCAGCGGCTCAGCGGCCTGCTGTGCGACGTCCTCCTGGTCACGCAGGACCGGGAGTTCCCAGCTCACCGCTCCGTCCTGGCATCCTGCAGCTCCTACTTCCACAAGCTGTTCACCTCGGGGGCAGCCGCAGACCAACGCAACGTCTACAACATCGACTTTGTGGTGGCAGAGGCTCTGGGAGCACTGCTGGACTTTGCCTACACGGCCACCCTGACTGTCAGTCACAGCAGCGTGGCTGACATCCTCGCAGCCGCACGACTGCTGGAGATTCCACCTGTTCAGGATGTCTGTACACACCTGCTGGACACCAAAGTGCTCTCCCCGCCG GCGGGCAGTGAGCAAAGAGAGGCGGATGAGGAGAggggcagaggaggaggagagcagGGAAACCAGGTGCGGGCCCGAGAGTTCCTGGAGTACTTCCAGAGAGGGGCGCACTGgagcagcagctgcagcacgCCAGAGCTCAGGGACCTGCCCACACACCTGCACTTTAACCATGGCAATGGGGGGACCCCCAGCAATGGGACACCCGTTGGCCCTGGCGAATACTGTTCCCCCTTCGCCTTGGCTTTGCCCCAAGCCCCCACACATGAgccagaggaggaagaagaagaggaggacgaTGACGAAGACGTAGAGGCAGTGCAGGGCAACGGTATAAGCCTTGGGTCATTCTACTACCCGCCGTCCCAGAATGGGCATTTCTACCTCCCCCCTGAGGCCCGGTTGGGGCACGACGCAACAGAGGCAGAGGATGGGGCCAGACAACTAATGGCAAGGGACAGAGGCTCAGCCAGTGCCCTTCTGCAGAGGATGATGGACTCCATCGAGAGGCAAAAGGAGAGTGGGACGGCCGTGGAAGAGCCAGGCGATGGTGATGACCCGGATATGGAATTTTACTACAATTACTTTAACAGCACGCAGCGCGAGGACACCCCTTCTGCCGCTGTGACACCAGGAGTGGCGCCGCTGTGGTTATCACGAGGCATCTCTGGCCATGACAGAGTTGGTGGAGGGGAGAGAGGAGAGAGGGCCAGTGGGGGAGGTGGAGGGGAGAGGAAAATGCGCTCAAAGGCCTTTCAGAAGTGTCCCATATGCTCCAAGGTCATTCAAGGAGCAGGAAAGCTACCCCGCCACATCCGAACACATACGGGAGAGAAACCCTATGAGTGCGCCATCTGCAAAGTGCGCTTTACCAG GCAGGACAAGCTCAAGGTCCACATGCGGAAGCACACGGGAGAGAAGCCTTACCTTTGTACGCAATGTGGGGCTGCCTTCGCTCACAACTACGACCTGAAGAACCACATGCGTGTTCACACCGGCCTGCGCCCCTACCAATGCTCCAGCTGCTGTAAGACTTTTGTGCGCTCCGATCACCTGCACCGGCACCTCAAGAAGGATGGTTGCAACGGCATCCCGTCTCGCCGAGGCCGAAAGCCTCGAGTGCGAGAGTCAGGGCTCTTGGAGGCCCCAATGGGCCTGCTGAGCCCTGACTCAGACACTGGCCTGGAGCCTCACATCATCAAGGGACAGCATCTCTCTGAAGCTCTCAAGTCGGAGGTAGATGGGGCCCATGCACACAGCCCTCAGCTGCAGGAGTTTGCAGGGGGGGCCGGACCTTGA
- the zbtb7a gene encoding zinc finger and BTB domain-containing protein 7A isoform X2, protein MSSGAGGRGGRRLRGTAGCGGSGCRRGSGEAEEGPVGIPFPEHSADILGSLNKQRLSGLLCDVLLVTQDREFPAHRSVLASCSSYFHKLFTSGAAADQRNVYNIDFVVAEALGALLDFAYTATLTVSHSSVADILAAARLLEIPPVQDVCTHLLDTKVLSPPAGSEQREADEERGRGGGEQGNQVRAREFLEYFQRGAHWSSSCSTPELRDLPTHLHFNHGNGGTPSNGTPVGPGEYCSPFALALPQAPTHEPEEEEEEEDDDEDVEAVQGNGISLGSFYYPPSQNGHFYLPPEARLGHDATEAEDGARQLMARDRGSASALLQRMMDSIERQKESGTAVEEPGDGDDPDMEFYYNYFNSTQREDTPSAAVTPGVAPLWLSRGISGHDRVGGGERGERASGGGGGERKMRSKAFQKCPICSKVIQGAGKLPRHIRTHTGEKPYECAICKVRFTRQDKLKVHMRKHTGEKPYLCTQCGAAFAHNYDLKNHMRVHTGLRPYQCSSCCKTFVRSDHLHRHLKKDGCNGIPSRRGRKPRVRESGLLEAPMGLLSPDSDTGLEPHIIKGQHLSEALKSEVDGAHAHSPQLQEFAGGAGP, encoded by the exons ATGTCGTCCGGAGCCGGCGGGAGGGGAGGAAGGCGGCTCAGGGGAACAGCGGGCTGTGGGGGCAGCGGATGCCGAAGAGGATCTGGCGAGGCCGAAGAAGGCCCGGTGGGGATCCCTTTCCCTGAGCACAGCGCAGACATCCTGGGCAGTCTCAACAAGCAGCGGCTCAGCGGCCTGCTGTGCGACGTCCTCCTGGTCACGCAGGACCGGGAGTTCCCAGCTCACCGCTCCGTCCTGGCATCCTGCAGCTCCTACTTCCACAAGCTGTTCACCTCGGGGGCAGCCGCAGACCAACGCAACGTCTACAACATCGACTTTGTGGTGGCAGAGGCTCTGGGAGCACTGCTGGACTTTGCCTACACGGCCACCCTGACTGTCAGTCACAGCAGCGTGGCTGACATCCTCGCAGCCGCACGACTGCTGGAGATTCCACCTGTTCAGGATGTCTGTACACACCTGCTGGACACCAAAGTGCTCTCCCCGCCG GCGGGCAGTGAGCAAAGAGAGGCGGATGAGGAGAggggcagaggaggaggagagcagGGAAACCAGGTGCGGGCCCGAGAGTTCCTGGAGTACTTCCAGAGAGGGGCGCACTGgagcagcagctgcagcacgCCAGAGCTCAGGGACCTGCCCACACACCTGCACTTTAACCATGGCAATGGGGGGACCCCCAGCAATGGGACACCCGTTGGCCCTGGCGAATACTGTTCCCCCTTCGCCTTGGCTTTGCCCCAAGCCCCCACACATGAgccagaggaggaagaagaagaggaggacgaTGACGAAGACGTAGAGGCAGTGCAGGGCAACGGTATAAGCCTTGGGTCATTCTACTACCCGCCGTCCCAGAATGGGCATTTCTACCTCCCCCCTGAGGCCCGGTTGGGGCACGACGCAACAGAGGCAGAGGATGGGGCCAGACAACTAATGGCAAGGGACAGAGGCTCAGCCAGTGCCCTTCTGCAGAGGATGATGGACTCCATCGAGAGGCAAAAGGAGAGTGGGACGGCCGTGGAAGAGCCAGGCGATGGTGATGACCCGGATATGGAATTTTACTACAATTACTTTAACAGCACGCAGCGCGAGGACACCCCTTCTGCCGCTGTGACACCAGGAGTGGCGCCGCTGTGGTTATCACGAGGCATCTCTGGCCATGACAGAGTTGGTGGAGGGGAGAGAGGAGAGAGGGCCAGTGGGGGAGGTGGAGGGGAGAGGAAAATGCGCTCAAAGGCCTTTCAGAAGTGTCCCATATGCTCCAAGGTCATTCAAGGAGCAGGAAAGCTACCCCGCCACATCCGAACACATACGGGAGAGAAACCCTATGAGTGCGCCATCTGCAAAGTGCGCTTTACCAG GCAGGACAAGCTCAAGGTCCACATGCGGAAGCACACGGGAGAGAAGCCTTACCTTTGTACGCAATGTGGGGCTGCCTTCGCTCACAACTACGACCTGAAGAACCACATGCGTGTTCACACCGGCCTGCGCCCCTACCAATGCTCCAGCTGCTGTAAGACTTTTGTGCGCTCCGATCACCTGCACCGGCACCTCAAGAAGGATGGTTGCAACGGCATCCCGTCTCGCCGAGGCCGAAAGCCTCGAGTGCGAGAGTCAGGGCTCTTGGAGGCCCCAATGGGCCTGCTGAGCCCTGACTCAGACACTGGCCTGGAGCCTCACATCATCAAGGGACAGCATCTCTCTGAAGCTCTCAAGTCGGAGGTAGATGGGGCCCATGCACACAGCCCTCAGCTGCAGGAGTTTGCAGGGGGGGCCGGACCTTGA